In Methanosarcina barkeri MS, a single window of DNA contains:
- a CDS encoding DUF7524 family protein, which produces MQQTFQNVIINRQEINSIEFEKESVEISLSPGGEETFEILITNYGSPTHIHFSVSDELKGQIIFRRDNPYVLQKEYVSVVARIPQEGRVLTKGQIYITAGYGSRKKGFPVQLGKIDPKPQEHSEDDHHAGNQDEELSSQRSSATLPVKMLSHPKSGSGVDGFSSFIHRSFTGNFSATGRKIPKNISENEKLPMNIAFGGFLLLVCLFFLYFILPSSLQFKVGFAQSVLFSILFVTCMIYILLKIAEEI; this is translated from the coding sequence TTGCAGCAGACATTCCAGAATGTTATTATCAACCGACAAGAGATAAACTCAATTGAGTTTGAAAAGGAAAGTGTTGAGATTTCACTATCTCCCGGCGGAGAAGAAACCTTCGAGATCCTGATCACAAACTACGGGTCCCCTACGCATATTCACTTTTCAGTAAGTGACGAATTAAAAGGTCAGATCATTTTTCGGAGGGATAACCCATATGTGCTTCAGAAAGAATACGTTTCTGTAGTTGCAAGAATCCCGCAAGAAGGCAGGGTGCTTACAAAAGGACAGATATATATCACGGCGGGTTACGGCTCAAGAAAGAAAGGTTTTCCAGTCCAGCTTGGAAAAATCGATCCAAAGCCGCAGGAACACTCCGAAGATGATCACCATGCAGGAAATCAAGACGAAGAATTGAGTTCTCAAAGATCCTCAGCTACACTACCTGTAAAGATGCTCTCTCACCCAAAATCAGGAAGCGGAGTTGACGGGTTTTCATCTTTTATCCACAGAAGCTTTACAGGAAATTTTTCAGCCACGGGAAGAAAGATTCCCAAAAATATAAGTGAAAATGAAAAACTTCCTATGAATATCGCTTTTGGAGGCTTTTTACTACTTGTATGCTTATTCTTCCTCTACTTTATATTGCCATCGAGCCTGCAGTTTAAAGTTGGCTTTGCCCAGTCGGTTTTGTTTTCAATACTTTTTGTGACCTGTATGATATATATTCTGCTGAAAATTGCAGAAGAGATCTAA
- the pyrG gene encoding glutamine hydrolyzing CTP synthase → MKYIIVTGGVMSGLGKGITIASIGRNLKNKGYKVTAIKIDPYINIDAGTMSPYQHGEVFVLKDGGEVDLDLGNYERFLDTELTRDHNLTTGKVYLEVISKERRGDYLGKTVQIIPHVTNEIKSRIRKVAARSGADICLIEIGGTVGDIESMPFLEAVRQMHREEPSENVAFIHVTLAMEDLQGEQKTKPSQHSVKELRALGLSPEVIVVRSKSPLQESAKEKIALFCDVPQELVISAHDANDIYEVPLEIEEQGLTTQLMKHLQLESNVENGAWKEMVARMHSTTNTVKLAIVGKYTNLEDSYLSILEAVKHGGIDNGCRVEVNMVEAEILEENPAEVEKLIQYDGILIPGGFGGRGTEGKMTAIKFARENDIPFLGICLGMQLAVIEFARNVAKLKGANSTEFDEDTPYPVIDLLPEQTSVAEMGGTMRLGDYEAILTEGSIAAKIYGTNYIVERHRHRYEVNPEFVDRLESYGIVFSGKNKNRMEIAEIPGKRFFFGSQFHPEFRSRPGRPSPPFNGLVAAMCKYRKEREGR, encoded by the coding sequence ATGAAGTATATAATAGTTACCGGTGGGGTGATGAGCGGGCTTGGGAAAGGCATTACCATCGCATCCATTGGCAGAAACCTTAAAAACAAAGGTTATAAAGTTACGGCTATCAAGATCGACCCTTACATCAATATTGATGCAGGCACCATGAGCCCCTACCAGCATGGGGAAGTTTTTGTGCTCAAGGACGGAGGTGAAGTGGACCTGGATCTTGGGAATTACGAGCGGTTCCTTGATACTGAACTTACAAGGGACCATAACCTTACCACAGGCAAGGTCTACTTAGAAGTAATTTCCAAAGAGAGGAGAGGAGACTACCTGGGAAAAACAGTTCAGATCATTCCCCATGTCACAAACGAAATCAAAAGCAGGATCAGGAAGGTCGCTGCTCGGAGTGGAGCCGATATATGTCTTATTGAAATCGGAGGGACTGTTGGGGACATTGAAAGCATGCCTTTCCTCGAAGCTGTACGCCAGATGCACAGAGAAGAACCTTCCGAAAATGTCGCATTTATTCATGTCACCCTGGCTATGGAAGACCTTCAGGGAGAGCAAAAAACCAAGCCTTCCCAGCACTCCGTAAAGGAACTTCGTGCCCTTGGGCTCAGTCCTGAAGTAATCGTTGTAAGATCAAAGTCACCTCTTCAGGAAAGCGCCAAAGAGAAAATTGCCCTCTTTTGTGATGTGCCACAGGAACTGGTTATCAGCGCTCATGACGCCAATGATATTTATGAAGTGCCTCTTGAGATAGAAGAGCAGGGATTAACCACCCAGCTCATGAAACACCTGCAACTTGAGTCCAATGTCGAAAACGGTGCATGGAAAGAGATGGTTGCAAGGATGCACTCTACAACCAACACGGTTAAACTTGCAATTGTTGGAAAATATACCAATCTTGAGGACTCTTACCTCAGCATCCTTGAAGCTGTCAAGCATGGAGGAATTGACAACGGATGCAGAGTTGAAGTCAATATGGTTGAAGCCGAAATTCTGGAAGAAAATCCAGCCGAGGTTGAGAAGCTAATACAGTATGATGGGATTCTTATTCCGGGCGGTTTTGGTGGGCGAGGCACAGAAGGCAAGATGACGGCAATTAAATTCGCCAGGGAAAACGATATTCCGTTCCTTGGAATCTGCCTGGGCATGCAGCTTGCAGTCATCGAATTTGCCAGAAATGTGGCTAAACTCAAAGGAGCAAACAGTACGGAATTTGATGAAGATACCCCTTACCCTGTGATTGATCTCCTGCCTGAGCAGACCAGTGTTGCAGAAATGGGCGGAACCATGCGCCTTGGGGACTATGAAGCCATCCTTACAGAAGGCTCTATTGCCGCTAAAATCTACGGGACCAATTACATTGTTGAACGCCACCGCCATAGGTATGAGGTTAACCCGGAGTTTGTTGACAGGCTTGAGTCTTATGGCATTGTCTTTTCCGGTAAAAACAAGAACAGGATGGAAATTGCCGAGATTCCTGGCAAGCGTTTCTTCTTTGGTTCCCAGTTCCATCCTGAGTTTAGATCACGGCCTGGAAGACCGTCTCCTCCATTCAATGGTCTCGTCGCGGCAATGTGCAAATACAGAAAGGAAAGAGAAGGACGATAA
- a CDS encoding CDP-2,3-bis-(O-geranylgeranyl)-sn-glycerol synthase, protein MLPAYLPNPFAAVFGGGKPIDWGRTYKDGRRILGDGKTYRGLFSGIFCGFIAGCIEIWLSSRGFEIMGIEMPAFGPDYKSALIVVLALSSGALFGDMFKSFFKRRMGLKRGASLPLVDQLDFVVGAWVFTYLVAPEWFVSNFTHGIMLTIIIITPLLHLTTNIIGYLIGVKKEPW, encoded by the coding sequence ATGCTTCCAGCATACCTTCCCAACCCATTTGCAGCTGTTTTCGGTGGCGGAAAGCCAATTGACTGGGGCAGGACATATAAGGACGGAAGAAGGATCCTTGGAGACGGAAAGACTTATAGAGGACTCTTTTCAGGCATATTTTGCGGGTTTATTGCAGGATGTATTGAGATCTGGCTGAGTTCCAGAGGATTTGAGATTATGGGGATCGAAATGCCTGCCTTTGGCCCGGATTACAAAAGCGCTTTGATAGTTGTGCTCGCCCTCTCCTCCGGCGCTCTGTTCGGAGATATGTTCAAGAGCTTTTTCAAGCGCAGGATGGGCTTGAAAAGAGGAGCATCTCTTCCTCTGGTAGACCAGCTTGACTTTGTGGTGGGGGCCTGGGTATTTACATACCTTGTAGCCCCTGAGTGGTTTGTGAGCAATTTTACTCACGGGATCATGCTTACCATTATTATAATAACGCCTCTGCTCCATCTTACAACAAATATAATCGGATACCTTATAGGTGTAAAGAAAGAACCCTGGTGA
- the pyrE gene encoding orotate phosphoribosyltransferase, whose product MSKTNLETGNNIENQKQELIAALKACGAVRYGNFTLASGKKSKYYIDIKKASTDPKTLKLIARQAAFRIKQMDVNIIAGVELGGVPLATAVSMETDLPLLIVRKAIKDYGTKSRFVGDIRPEDRLVMLEDVTTSGGSVRNAIEVVRETGASVKYVISVVDREEGAIENLKEAGTELVPLVSASDLLK is encoded by the coding sequence ATGAGCAAAACAAATTTAGAAACAGGAAATAACATTGAGAATCAGAAACAGGAGCTGATCGCAGCCCTCAAGGCCTGCGGAGCCGTACGCTACGGAAATTTCACACTTGCCTCGGGAAAGAAAAGCAAATATTATATAGATATCAAAAAGGCCAGTACTGACCCTAAAACCCTGAAACTTATAGCACGTCAGGCAGCATTCAGGATAAAACAGATGGATGTGAACATAATAGCAGGAGTGGAACTTGGAGGTGTGCCACTGGCAACTGCAGTTTCTATGGAAACCGATCTTCCTCTGCTTATTGTCAGGAAAGCTATAAAGGACTACGGTACAAAGAGCAGGTTTGTAGGTGATATTAGACCGGAAGATAGGCTTGTAATGCTCGAAGACGTAACAACAAGTGGAGGCTCGGTCAGGAACGCAATTGAGGTTGTCAGGGAAACCGGAGCAAGCGTCAAATATGTAATCAGTGTTGTGGACAGGGAAGAAGGAGCAATAGAAAATTTAAAAGAAGCAGGTACGGAACTTGTACCTCTTGTAAGTGCAAGCGATCTCTTAAAGTAA